From the Anopheles coustani chromosome X, idAnoCousDA_361_x.2, whole genome shotgun sequence genome, one window contains:
- the LOC131268663 gene encoding transcription factor kayak-like — protein sequence MAIAFYIPVLDDEAENQRLLQQQQMVLQQQILLQQQYHLQAQLLQLQQSLGQQQQQPQQSAEVSSAASSSSSSSVAAPSPAAPEVTLPAEAVPSPSTPTNVAAAGSSTPSTSAPSAAATASPQPPTTTNNNTAAAPPSTLHSNHRSQLLRLALYEILFRHVMDTTPGRSRCKLCSKLCYLLRKVC from the exons ATGGCGATCGCATTTTACATTCCCGTGCTGGACGATGAGGCGGAAAACCAGCGCCtcctgcagcagcaacagatgGTGCTGCAGCAGCAGATCCTGCTCCAGCAGCAGTACCATCTTCAGGCTCAGCTGCTCCAGCTCCAGCAGAGCcttggccagcagcagcagcagccgcaacaaTCAGCAGAAGTGTCATCAGcggcatcgtcgtcgtcgtcctcgtcagTGGCCGCTCCGTCGCCGGCTGCCCCCGAAGTGACTTTGCCAGCGGAAGCGGTTCCGTCACCATCCACACCGACCAACGTCGCCGCTGCCGGCAGCTCGACCCCATCAACCTccgcaccatcagcagcagccacGGCCAGCCcgcaaccaccaacaacaaccaacaacaacaccgcCGCCGCACCCCCCAGCACCCTGCACAGCAACCATCGTTCGCAGCTGTTGCGGCTGGCACTCTACGAGATCCTGTTCCGTCACGTCATGGACA CGACTCCTGGCCGCAGCCGTTGTAAGCTCTGCAGCAAGCTGTGCTACCTGCTGCGTAAGGTGTGCTAA